The proteins below come from a single Zea mays cultivar B73 chromosome 8, Zm-B73-REFERENCE-NAM-5.0, whole genome shotgun sequence genomic window:
- the LOC103636593 gene encoding serine/arginine repetitive matrix protein 1, producing the protein MGCCFSKNPRTRPVAGASDFPRRCGPEDRDPPSPEEETVKEVLSETPSAKPRANPKLVGNAVVPAAADERKAEKAKKQDSVDAAASDVGSCVSLSLATDERSEAASESSVATSSVAGPERSPRTKPARRRPASADLGPARRERDRAVAASYGVRSRSARASASPPPRHVPRDRSVRRSPSPAAKRRASSEPRRAASPTPSVQRKPPVPARPAGRVSPRRRAQEATPRPASPPPPSQLEDDAVTAASEPSIPDGSDGGDVQSGRGGDDGKESLENPLVSLECFIFL; encoded by the coding sequence ATGGGCTGCTGCTTCAGCAAGAACCCGAGGACCCGCCCGGTGGCCGGAGCCTCTGACTTCCCGCGCCGGTGCGGACCCGAGGACCGCGACCCGCCGTCGCCGGAGGAGGAAACGGTCAAGGAGGTACTCTCGGAGACACCGAGCGCTAAACCCAGGGCCAATCCCAAGCTCGTCGGCAATGCCGTCGTCCCCGCCGCCGCGGACGAGCGGAAAGCGGAGAAGGCGAAGAAGCAGGACAGCGTCGATGCCGCGGCGAGCGACGTCGGCAGCTGCGTGTCGCTCTCACTCGCCACCGACGAACGGTCCGAGGCGGCGTCGGAGTCGTCGGTCGCGACCAGCTCGGTGGCCGGGCCGGAGCGCTCACCAAGGACGAAACCGGCCAGGAGGCGCCCAGCGTCCGCCGATCTGGGGCCAGCGCGGCGCGAGCGGGACCGCGCCGTCGCGGCCTCCTACGGCGTCCGCTCCCGCAGCGCGCGGGCGTCGGCGTCCCCGCCGCCGAGGCACGTGCCGCGGGACCGCTCCGTCCGGCGTTCGCCCTCGCCGGCAGCGAAGCGGCGGGCGTCGTCTGAGCCCCGCCGCGCCGCCAGCCCAACTCCGTCCGTGCAGCGCAAGCCGCCTGTCCCGGCAAGGCCGGCCGGCCGCGTCTCGCCGCGGCGGCGGGCACAAGAAGCGACTCCTCGTCCCGCCTCCCCGCCGCCGCCCTCGCAGCTGGAAGACGACGCCGTCACCGCGGCAAGTGAGCCCAGCATCCCCGACGGTAGCGACGGTGGCGATGTTCAAAGTGGCCGCGGCGGCGACGACGGCAAAGAGTCGTTGGAGAACCCGCTGGTGTCATTGGAATGTTTCATCTTTCTGTAG